The window TCAACATGCAACATCAAAGTCCCTAGATTACAAGAACCAGCCCCAGGGAAATTCATCCACCAAAATTGGACAATATTAGCTTGTTCATGtgaaattaattgaagaaCCACACTTTTTGCCTTCAACAGCTTCAACACAAAGCATCTATATACAGCATTTGAATGAAACAGTCTGTCTGTCTTTTCAGTTAAAGATCAAATGAAGGAACGCATTAcctaataaatttatctatcCCAAAACAATATGTGGACGAGTGTCAGATGCTATTCAAATCAAGAATTGACGCAACTAAGAAATTCCTTCATAGCCTACAGAGAGATTGCTAACTATAGCAACTTCCGATCTCCAGAAACTGATTTGTACAGtaaacaaatttcaaactGAAGGTAAATGATAGAAGACTAACCTAGCAGGAAATTTGCTGTCTGCCCTCGCCTCTACACGGAGCCACCAAAGCAAAATTTTGCGTCCACAACTACCAAGAGGCTCCACTACAGAAGTGTCCTTCAACAAAGACAACGGACTTTCAATGTCCTCTCCATCCTTACCAATCTCAAGCAAGTCCTTAACCCAAACTGGATTTCCCTCTACGTCCTCCCACACCAGCCTCGAATTCAACGCAAATCCAGCCCACTCCAGCTTCCTCGGCAGCACAACTGCCCGATCTCCTATATATATTGCACTCCGCTCCAAAAAAGGCTGCGTATCAAAGGTGTGCCACCCGGCCAAATTGCCTGAAGCATTACAAGCCGGACCTTGCACTGGGATTTGTGATTTCTTTTCGTCTTTCTCATCAGCATCACTTTCTTGCATCAGCAGGTCTCCTTCTTCAGAACCTCCGGAATGTGCAAGAATTCCAACGGAAACTGCACCTATCCATTTCACATTCTGGATCTCATCAAACAACTCCAAACTGTGCATATTACTATCATCTGCAAACATCACAATCCCATccaatttcttctctctcacaaTTCTGCACATATAgaacaactaaaaacataaaaacttCCACACTAGCAACACCAAACTGAAACAGCAAAGCTAGAATTAACGAAATCATGTTTTGTGAAATTAGGTATTATGATACCTTAAAGCATGGAGTCTCATCCTCGATTCGAATTTATGGCGATCCTCCCACAGAAGGGGCATTTTACCATCAACTCCAATGTGTATAGTTTTCAATCCTGATTTGGCAATAAGCGAGGCGGTTTCGTTGGTGGTTCCACCGGCTTCAACCACGATCCAGACGAGATCGTAGCGCACATTCATCAGCGAATGCATCACGCCGGTGAGATGCAGCGTCTGGAAAGTCCGTACATAAGTCGGCGTGATAGCAATCACGGTCCTAGGGTTCTTCACGCCGTACTGCGACCTCTGCTCCGCCTGAACCCTCTCAATTATCCTGTGCGCCTTCATCACCTCCGCCGGATCCGGATGCGGCCACGGCCTAATCAGAATCCCGTGCCTCCCGACCACCACTCGGCTCCCGCCGCCGTCGGCAGAGACATTCCTCTCCTGCGGCGACGAGATCGCCGGCAATGTCGTCCGCAGCGCGGAGTAGATCGTGGTGGTCGAAGGCGACGGCGAGGCGGAGAAGAGGAGGAAAAACACGAGGCGCGAGAATCGGAAGCCGAGGACCAAGCTGATTAAGCAGCATAGACCGTGGAGGAAGAGCCAGAAAATCGTCGCCGGCGATTTAATTGCGCCATCGACCGTGGCGTCGAGCGGCGACGAATTGCTTCGGAAACTGTTGCTACGGCGGCCTTGCTGCTGCAAAGCGGCGAGCTGCTTCATTTTCCCCCTTTCCAGTAACCGCAACTGCAACTATCCCCGGagttaagagagagaaagtaggtAGAGAGAAGAAGTATAATTGGATTGGGAGTGGCTTCAAAGAAATTGGGGGTGGGTGagtatggattttaattgagAAGATCCTTCGATTTCACGATTCCTCTGTTAAGCTTTACTTTCAGcaaccattttttttccttcagaTTAAAGATGGAATTAACActgaaaaattaagaaaattctCGGACATGGCGAAGAAAATCAGTCAAATGAATGTTGAAGGAGGGCAATTTAGGAAATtcgtatattattattattatattggtttaatttaattgcgTGAGCTAGCTTTGATTAGGTTAGTGGTCGCtcgtagtaattttttttatgtgaggGTACTTTTGGGATTTTGGTTGTATAATTATGGGAGGTTGCTTTAATTAGGTTAACGGTCATTCATCATTTGAGTTGAGACGTCAGATTTGTTGCATAAATTATGcatgatttatgaatatttatggAGGGAACTTAAACCACACTTTATACCACACCAATAATTAGGAATATTAGATACCAACATTCTGGAATAGGTCAGGGAAAAATTGATAGTTTGGACACTTTTTCATTACAAGGCTTAGTTTTAATACTTGCGTTTTAATCTGATTTGATGATACATGAAAAAGGAAAGCATCGTTTTATCGTTCATGTTCAAGCTTCTTGCCATAATGATTGTGcaaattaaagaaatcaaatcattaatttttttcataacgAAACTTTGCGAATGAGGTAACCGGATAAAGGTTGTCgaataatataaagaagacccttattcataatattctctCTTGCATTACACACTCACCActttaactatatttattactatcattttgcCAAAACgaaagtaaaaaagaatattagaCACCTTTTTAATCAATCACTTGTACATGTTTTacaagaatattaaaaattttgtgtttaaaaaaataatattagactccattttttaatttcatttcaaaataaaatatacccaacaaaataagattataCTTTAACTTTTCCATGAGATGCATTAGCTTGCacatacatataattcatctaaattttatactagtatatatgaattaattgattttcttgTTATAATTAGTTGAGTTAAAAAAGTGTCTAAAGACATATACTCATTTATCACACTCATTTCTTTTGCTAGGGGTCTATGgtatcaaatttcaaaataaaactaaacatGGAGTACTAGTAGTTTACTCTTTGGCGTTGAACATATGTCATTcatagaattaaattgatgtttCAAATATCATGCCACATGATGCCATGGAtctttagtttagttttatattcattttttaaaatgaagcAACACCTATATTGCATGTCTAATGCCCGTTTA is drawn from Salvia hispanica cultivar TCC Black 2014 chromosome 6, UniMelb_Shisp_WGS_1.0, whole genome shotgun sequence and contains these coding sequences:
- the LOC125195751 gene encoding probable beta-1,4-xylosyltransferase IRX14H; translated protein: MKQLAALQQQGRRSNSFRSNSSPLDATVDGAIKSPATIFWLFLHGLCCLISLVLGFRFSRLVFFLLFSASPSPSTTTIYSALRTTLPAISSPQERNVSADGGGSRVVVGRHGILIRPWPHPDPAEVMKAHRIIERVQAEQRSQYGVKNPRTVIAITPTYVRTFQTLHLTGVMHSLMNVRYDLVWIVVEAGGTTNETASLIAKSGLKTIHIGVDGKMPLLWEDRHKFESRMRLHALRIVREKKLDGIVMFADDSNMHSLELFDEIQNVKWIGAVSVGILAHSGGSEEGDLLMQESDADEKDEKKSQIPVQGPACNASGNLAGWHTFDTQPFLERSAIYIGDRAVVLPRKLEWAGFALNSRLVWEDVEGNPVWVKDLLEIGKDGEDIESPLSLLKDTSVVEPLGSCGRKILLWWLRVEARADSKFPASWIIDPPLDITVPAKRTPWPDAPPELPSYVEKVTTIPENTEKRPAKSGSKRKRSSRSKRKHNAKVLDIRASTKHAGDN